A part of Flavobacteriaceae bacterium GSB9 genomic DNA contains:
- a CDS encoding glycosyltransferase family 4 protein — MKIALVLPTPPSYSETFFRSKIQGLLNHGHKVVLVTGRTTEKFDLCNVIYHPKVYKNKYLQVLAMLKVFMGLCPYYESVFRFLSLEKQAGTPFKRIIEKLYINATLLKLKVDWVHFGFATMAIDRELVPKAIKAKMAVSFRGYDINVYPLKHNNAYSILWQQVDKVHSISNDLLQRAYRLGLPETTPYHIITPAVNLDAHGEPEQAKNHKTIRIVTIARLHYIKGIDLLLEIAAILREKHMDFVWEVIGSGHKKEEERYLYQKYRLGLHDNVRFLGKMNHQETLNILKQADLYVQTSVIEGFCNAVLEAQSLGKLALAFDKGGLRENIKEGETGFLVKAVNATAMANTIIEVIKLPIEDKQNIREQAKQRVKQHFNLEQQQKVFNQFYTV; from the coding sequence ATGAAAATAGCGTTGGTACTTCCTACTCCCCCCAGTTACTCTGAAACCTTTTTTAGGTCGAAAATTCAGGGGCTATTAAATCATGGCCATAAGGTGGTTTTGGTAACAGGGAGAACAACAGAAAAATTTGATTTATGTAACGTTATTTACCATCCTAAGGTTTACAAAAATAAATACCTGCAGGTGCTTGCTATGCTCAAGGTTTTTATGGGGCTATGTCCATATTACGAATCTGTATTTCGGTTTTTAAGTCTAGAAAAACAAGCAGGTACACCATTTAAACGCATTATTGAAAAACTATATATTAACGCTACATTATTGAAATTGAAGGTAGATTGGGTGCATTTTGGTTTTGCAACCATGGCTATAGATCGCGAATTGGTACCAAAGGCCATTAAGGCTAAAATGGCTGTGAGTTTTAGAGGGTACGATATAAATGTGTATCCCTTAAAGCACAATAATGCCTATAGTATTCTATGGCAACAGGTCGATAAAGTCCATAGTATTTCAAACGATTTGTTGCAAAGGGCATATCGGTTAGGCTTGCCTGAAACAACGCCTTACCATATTATTACCCCAGCCGTTAATTTAGATGCACATGGAGAACCTGAACAAGCTAAAAACCATAAAACTATTCGTATAGTCACTATAGCCAGGTTGCATTATATAAAAGGAATTGACCTATTGTTGGAAATAGCAGCGATTTTACGTGAAAAGCACATGGATTTTGTTTGGGAGGTTATTGGAAGTGGACATAAAAAAGAAGAAGAACGTTATTTGTACCAAAAATATCGATTGGGTTTGCATGATAACGTGCGGTTTTTAGGAAAAATGAATCATCAGGAGACGCTTAATATCTTAAAACAGGCCGATTTATATGTGCAAACCAGTGTGATAGAAGGCTTTTGTAATGCGGTTTTGGAAGCCCAAAGTTTAGGGAAGTTAGCCTTGGCATTTGATAAAGGGGGGCTTAGGGAAAACATAAAGGAAGGAGAAACGGGTTTTTTGGTTAAAGCGGTTAATGCTACGGCTATGGCGAATACCATAATTGAAGTAATAAAGCTGCCTATAGAAGATAAACAAAATATAAGGGAACAGGCTAAACAACGTGTAAAACAACACTTTAATTTAGAACAACAGCAAAAGGTCTTTAATCAATTTTATACGGTATAG
- a CDS encoding glycosyltransferase family 47 protein has product MKLYYPKSHYIKKYRGELFPLLKPFLKGEGFTNQDRMALYGVSDTDFEIVATLDDAEVCVLPMSWNYYSKTNQLGLAQECILEAKKCAKIAWSFISGDHGVKFPEFDGVIVFRLSGYQSRKQLGHQGMPVFIGDYLSKQNLLNRFLPDTNEQRPVVGFCGQAHLSKAQAGIDLLKKSWFNLKSVLGLSAYETETIIPTTYLRARLLKRLQKSEAIRDHFVLRKQYRAGVSNQQARYQTTQEFYKNILESQYVLCVRGGGNFSVRFYETLMMGRIPVYVHTDGYLPLQNTINWKNHVVWIAPDEQHQIAEKVLSFHNKLGPEGVWALCKRNRELWERYLTLKGFFKTVATEPQ; this is encoded by the coding sequence ATGAAGTTATATTACCCTAAATCGCATTATATAAAGAAGTATCGTGGAGAGTTATTTCCTTTGTTAAAGCCATTTTTAAAAGGCGAAGGCTTTACAAATCAAGATCGTATGGCGTTGTATGGGGTATCAGATACTGATTTTGAAATCGTTGCGACTTTGGATGACGCGGAAGTCTGTGTATTGCCCATGTCGTGGAATTATTATTCGAAAACTAACCAGTTGGGCTTAGCGCAGGAATGCATTTTAGAGGCTAAAAAGTGCGCTAAAATAGCGTGGTCGTTTATATCTGGCGACCATGGCGTTAAATTTCCAGAGTTCGATGGTGTCATCGTTTTTAGGTTAAGTGGCTACCAGTCCAGAAAACAGCTGGGGCATCAGGGGATGCCAGTCTTTATTGGCGATTATTTGTCGAAACAAAATCTATTAAACCGTTTTTTACCTGATACAAATGAACAACGGCCAGTAGTGGGCTTTTGCGGTCAGGCCCATTTATCAAAAGCACAGGCCGGAATCGATCTATTGAAAAAAAGTTGGTTTAATTTAAAAAGTGTACTCGGGCTAAGTGCTTATGAAACCGAAACCATTATCCCCACCACGTACTTAAGAGCCCGTTTACTAAAACGGCTCCAGAAAAGTGAAGCTATTCGCGACCATTTTGTTTTACGTAAACAGTATCGGGCCGGGGTTAGCAATCAACAGGCTAGGTACCAAACCACACAGGAATTTTATAAGAATATTTTGGAATCGCAATATGTGCTTTGTGTTCGGGGTGGCGGAAATTTTTCGGTACGCTTCTATGAAACCCTTATGATGGGGCGTATTCCGGTGTATGTGCATACAGATGGTTATTTGCCTTTACAGAATACGATAAATTGGAAAAATCATGTAGTTTGGATAGCACCTGATGAGCAACACCAAATCGCAGAAAAAGTCCTATCTTTCCACAATAAATTGGGGCCGGAAGGCGTATGGGCCCTATGTAAACGTAATCGGGAACTTTGGGAACGGTACTTAACATTAAAAGGGTTTTTTAAAACGGTTGCAACAGAACCCCAATAA
- a CDS encoding glycosyltransferase family 2 protein, translating to MPTHQGRYVFPKANHLPQEILETLDSEDGYTCEVAKQYDVSWQAVLKGYTGDAETYTQFETLAVKDEYRFIRRYFNPAWVFYVLLIRLMTFKNPIKEINGWLCTRSVTRNDAYTNPIKYPQWDKATFKLLQSKPLVTVVIPTLNRYEYLKDVLKDLEQQSYTNFEVIVVDQSTPFKKAFYNTFSLNLSVEYQEEKALWRARNRAIKQAKGDYILLFDDDSRVDKNWISNHLKCLEVFDASLSSGVSISLVGAEVPKDYKYFKISDQLDTGNVLIKKDVFKTLGLFDRQFEGQRMGDGEFGLRSYLAGFKNISNPQAQRLHLKVGAGGLREMGSWDAFRPKKWLAPRPIPSVLYLYRRYFGPVAARFALCRTVPLSILPYRFKKNKTLLVIGAILTCLFLPFVCAQVFWSWRLASKKLKEGPIIDRL from the coding sequence TTGCCAACTCATCAGGGCCGGTATGTCTTTCCTAAAGCCAATCATTTGCCGCAAGAGATTTTAGAGACATTAGATAGTGAAGATGGTTATACGTGTGAAGTAGCCAAGCAGTACGATGTGTCTTGGCAGGCGGTACTGAAGGGATATACTGGTGATGCGGAAACCTACACCCAATTTGAAACCTTGGCTGTTAAAGACGAATACCGTTTTATCAGACGCTATTTTAACCCAGCTTGGGTGTTTTATGTGTTATTAATAAGACTAATGACTTTTAAGAACCCCATCAAAGAAATTAATGGTTGGTTGTGTACGCGTTCGGTTACTCGTAATGACGCATATACCAATCCGATAAAATATCCCCAATGGGATAAGGCAACTTTTAAATTGTTGCAAAGTAAACCTTTGGTAACGGTGGTTATTCCTACCTTGAACAGATATGAATATTTAAAGGATGTTTTAAAGGATTTAGAACAGCAAAGCTACACCAATTTTGAGGTGATTGTGGTAGACCAATCCACACCATTCAAGAAGGCGTTTTATAACACTTTTTCGTTGAATCTTTCCGTAGAGTATCAGGAAGAAAAGGCATTGTGGCGGGCGCGAAACCGAGCCATAAAACAAGCAAAAGGCGATTATATCTTATTGTTTGATGACGATAGCCGGGTGGACAAGAATTGGATAAGTAATCATTTAAAATGTCTAGAGGTATTTGATGCTTCACTGTCTTCAGGCGTCTCTATTTCTTTAGTAGGAGCTGAAGTGCCCAAAGATTATAAATATTTTAAAATTAGTGACCAACTCGATACGGGCAACGTACTTATTAAAAAGGATGTGTTTAAAACGCTTGGATTGTTTGATAGGCAATTTGAAGGTCAGCGTATGGGTGATGGCGAGTTTGGATTACGTAGTTACTTGGCTGGCTTTAAAAACATATCGAACCCTCAAGCGCAACGACTACATTTAAAAGTAGGGGCCGGTGGATTGCGTGAAATGGGCAGTTGGGATGCCTTTAGGCCTAAAAAATGGTTGGCACCGCGCCCTATACCAAGTGTTTTGTATTTATATAGACGCTATTTTGGACCTGTTGCTGCACGTTTTGCATTATGCCGCACAGTGCCACTATCGATACTACCTTATCGGTTCAAAAAAAACAAAACGCTCTTGGTAATAGGTGCAATATTGACATGCTTATTTTTACCTTTCGTATGTGCTCAAGTGTTTTGGTCATGGCGTTTAGCGAGCAAAAAGTTAAAAGAAGGACCAATAATAGATAGATTGTAA